The Pelistega ratti genome window below encodes:
- the oppB gene encoding oligopeptide ABC transporter permease OppB: MLKFILRRILEAIPTLLILITVSFFLMRLAPGSPFTSERAYSPEVMANIEAKYHLNEPLYKQYFLYLKNMAQGDFGPSFKYKDQTVNSLVASAFPVSFKLGVVSFFFAVLIGVSVGTFAALKQNSRWDYLLMSSAMIGIIMPSFVFAPLLVLIFAIYLDWLPAGGWNGGELYYMVLPVTSLTIAYVAGIARITRGSMIEVLHSNFIRTAKAKGLPMRKILLKHALRPALMPVVSYLGSVFVGIITGSIVIESVFGIPGIGQLFVNGALNRDYSLVMSLTILVGFLTILFNTVVDILYAVIDPKIRYS; this comes from the coding sequence ATGTTGAAATTTATTTTAAGGCGGATATTAGAAGCGATTCCAACGCTACTGATTCTTATCACCGTTTCATTCTTTTTAATGCGTCTTGCACCGGGTAGTCCTTTTACCTCAGAACGTGCGTATTCCCCTGAGGTGATGGCGAATATTGAGGCAAAATACCATCTTAATGAGCCTTTGTATAAGCAATACTTCTTATATTTAAAGAATATGGCTCAAGGAGACTTTGGGCCTTCTTTTAAATATAAAGATCAAACGGTTAATAGTCTGGTTGCTTCTGCTTTTCCCGTTTCATTTAAACTTGGTGTTGTTTCTTTCTTCTTTGCCGTGTTGATAGGTGTGTCGGTTGGTACATTTGCTGCCTTAAAACAAAATAGCCGGTGGGATTATCTGCTGATGTCCTCGGCGATGATAGGTATTATTATGCCTAGCTTTGTATTTGCCCCATTATTAGTATTAATTTTTGCGATTTATCTGGATTGGTTGCCTGCGGGTGGCTGGAATGGCGGTGAACTTTATTATATGGTCTTACCTGTTACTTCCTTAACGATTGCTTATGTGGCAGGGATTGCGCGTATTACACGAGGCTCAATGATTGAAGTCTTGCATTCCAATTTTATTCGTACCGCTAAAGCAAAAGGCTTACCGATGCGAAAAATCCTCTTAAAACATGCGCTTCGTCCTGCCTTAATGCCCGTGGTGAGTTATCTGGGTTCAGTTTTTGTAGGGATTATTACGGGTTCAATCGTGATTGAAAGTGTATTTGGTATCCCGGGTATCGGTCAGCTTTTTGTGAATGGTGCGTTAAACCGAGACTATTCTTTGGTGATGAGTCTCACAATTTTAGTTGGTTTTCTCACTATTTTATTTAATACTGTTGTAGATATTCTCTATGCAGTGATTGATCCGAAAATTCGTTATTCATAA
- a CDS encoding ABC transporter ATP-binding protein, with protein sequence MKLLTVNQLNVYLKTDEQLVHAVRNSSFEVEKGQTLAIVGESGSGKSVTAMSIMQLLPSNIVQYGKESTILFEGQDILQLTEEQLRAIRGDRIGMIFQEPMTSLNPFMTIGEQILEAVMTHRQISRTEAEKQALAILQKVKIPNIEKKLKCYPHEFSGGQLQRIMIAMAIINTPDLLIADEPTTALDVTTQAEILDLMHDLQREMGMAIILISHDLRLVKKYSDQVCVMQHGEIIERGETQQVFNHPQHPYTIELLTPIPVNLKQANEHTATLIKADNIEVEYVLKRTFFGKPKKVFKAVKGISLTLDVGETLGIVGESGSGKSTLGRAIMQILDYRGNITFNDAVIAKLSKSERKLLKKDMQMVFQDPFNSLSPRLTVGEIIGEGLSVHFPHLTAQQRREKVMKMLEEVNLSPSMINRYPHEFSGGQRQRIAIARAIILEPKFVLLDEPTSALDRSTQITVVELLNRLQKKYGLSYIFISHDLSVIRALSDRVIVMSQGQVVESGDVHQIFESPKDDYTKRLITASNL encoded by the coding sequence ATGAAATTATTAACCGTTAATCAGCTTAATGTTTATTTAAAAACAGATGAACAATTGGTACACGCTGTACGTAATAGTTCATTTGAGGTCGAAAAAGGACAAACGCTAGCCATTGTTGGTGAGTCTGGCTCAGGTAAGTCAGTAACGGCGATGTCAATCATGCAATTACTGCCTTCTAATATTGTGCAATATGGAAAGGAATCAACGATTCTTTTTGAAGGGCAAGATATTCTACAGCTAACAGAGGAACAACTGCGTGCTATTCGAGGGGATCGTATTGGAATGATTTTCCAAGAACCCATGACCTCATTAAACCCCTTTATGACCATTGGGGAACAGATTCTTGAAGCAGTGATGACTCACCGTCAAATCAGTCGTACAGAGGCGGAAAAACAGGCATTAGCTATTTTACAGAAAGTTAAAATACCCAATATTGAGAAAAAACTCAAATGTTATCCTCATGAGTTTTCGGGTGGGCAACTACAACGTATTATGATTGCAATGGCAATTATTAATACCCCTGATTTATTAATTGCGGATGAACCGACTACTGCACTTGATGTAACGACACAGGCAGAAATTCTTGATTTAATGCATGATTTACAGCGTGAAATGGGTATGGCGATTATTCTTATTTCCCATGATTTACGTTTAGTCAAAAAATACAGTGATCAAGTTTGTGTGATGCAACATGGAGAGATTATTGAGCGTGGTGAAACCCAACAAGTATTTAATCATCCACAGCACCCTTATACTATTGAGTTACTAACACCGATTCCAGTTAATTTAAAACAAGCAAATGAACATACTGCTACGCTAATTAAAGCCGATAATATTGAGGTAGAGTATGTGTTAAAACGGACTTTCTTTGGTAAACCTAAAAAAGTATTTAAAGCGGTCAAAGGTATCTCATTAACCCTTGATGTTGGTGAAACATTGGGTATTGTGGGTGAATCAGGCTCAGGTAAATCGACACTGGGTAGAGCCATTATGCAGATATTGGATTATCGGGGTAATATTACTTTTAATGATGCTGTTATTGCAAAATTATCAAAGTCTGAACGCAAATTATTAAAAAAAGATATGCAGATGGTATTCCAAGATCCATTTAATTCACTTTCACCTCGTTTAACCGTTGGTGAAATTATTGGAGAAGGCTTATCTGTACACTTTCCGCATTTAACCGCACAGCAACGTCGTGAAAAAGTGATGAAAATGTTGGAAGAGGTTAATTTATCACCCAGTATGATTAACCGCTATCCACATGAGTTCTCAGGAGGACAACGCCAGCGAATTGCGATTGCGAGAGCGATTATTCTTGAACCTAAGTTTGTATTATTAGATGAACCCACTTCTGCATTGGACCGTTCTACACAAATTACGGTTGTAGAATTGCTTAACCGTTTACAGAAAAAATATGGTCTAAGTTATATCTTTATTAGCCATGATCTTTCTGTTATTCGGGCATTAAGTGATCGAGTCATTGTGATGAGTCAAGGTCAAGTCGTTGAGAGCGGTGATGTCCATCAAATCTTTGAATCTCCCAAAGATGACTATACAAAACGCTTGATTACAGCTTCAAATTTGTAA
- a CDS encoding ABC transporter substrate-binding protein, translating to MQSIMKYSVLSATIIFGLSTTAFAAKVPEGTVLAEKQEITVNNGTEPQSFDPNQIAGGPESQVALQLFEGLVTADEDGNIIPGVAVSWEHSPDFKQWTFKLRPEAKWSNGDPVTAHDFVFAWQRLVTPATAAPYASYLEFLQIENANEIIEGKKSPDTLGIKAVDDYTLQLTLNNPVPYLVSMTAHPSVFPLPQKVIEKFGDSWVKKENIVGNGAYKLVDHVINGKIVFERNPFYWNDKETVIDKATFLAIESGVADVQRYRAGDLDVNNGLPAELYAKLKKEIPNEIFNNRILTTYTYDINHSKPPFNDIRVRKALNLALDRNIITDKVLGQGQIPTYVFTPPYINEGHKIQQPAYANQSMQERSAEAIKLLEEAGFSQSNPLKFTILYNTSEGHKKIAIAVASIWKKNTNGLINVKLENQEWKTFLDTRRQGNYEIALSGWGADYNQATTFTNYFLSDSSQNSTFYKSKAYDDVITNAYKIEDSEARAEAYAKAEQILADDFALIPFYNYVRVRLIKPYVGGYTGKDPLARVLLQNLYIKK from the coding sequence ATGCAGTCTATTATGAAATATTCGGTATTATCTGCGACAATTATTTTTGGTTTATCGACAACTGCTTTTGCAGCCAAAGTACCTGAAGGTACGGTATTGGCAGAAAAGCAAGAAATTACGGTTAATAATGGTACAGAACCGCAAAGTTTTGATCCCAATCAAATAGCGGGAGGCCCAGAATCACAAGTGGCATTACAATTATTTGAGGGGCTTGTAACAGCAGATGAAGATGGTAATATCATACCTGGTGTTGCCGTATCTTGGGAGCATTCTCCTGATTTTAAACAGTGGACATTTAAACTACGTCCAGAAGCCAAGTGGTCTAACGGTGATCCTGTTACGGCGCATGATTTTGTCTTTGCATGGCAGCGTCTTGTTACACCAGCGACAGCAGCACCTTACGCAAGTTATCTTGAGTTTCTTCAAATCGAAAATGCAAATGAGATTATCGAAGGTAAAAAATCTCCTGATACACTTGGCATTAAAGCAGTAGATGATTATACCCTTCAATTAACCCTAAATAATCCTGTCCCTTATTTAGTATCGATGACAGCACATCCATCTGTGTTTCCACTCCCACAAAAAGTGATTGAAAAATTTGGGGATAGTTGGGTAAAAAAAGAAAATATAGTGGGTAATGGTGCTTATAAGCTCGTTGATCATGTGATTAATGGCAAAATCGTATTTGAACGTAATCCATTTTATTGGAATGATAAAGAAACGGTTATTGATAAAGCAACTTTCTTAGCGATTGAGTCAGGTGTCGCCGATGTACAGCGTTATCGGGCAGGTGATTTAGATGTTAATAATGGTCTGCCTGCGGAATTATATGCCAAACTCAAAAAAGAAATTCCAAATGAGATATTTAACAATCGCATACTAACAACCTATACTTATGATATTAATCATAGTAAACCTCCTTTTAACGATATTCGGGTACGTAAAGCATTAAATCTAGCACTAGACCGAAATATTATTACCGATAAAGTATTAGGACAGGGGCAAATACCTACTTATGTCTTTACGCCACCTTATATTAATGAAGGACATAAAATTCAACAGCCAGCTTATGCGAACCAGTCAATGCAAGAGCGAAGTGCAGAAGCGATTAAATTATTAGAAGAGGCAGGCTTTAGCCAATCAAATCCACTGAAATTTACGATTCTGTATAACACCAGTGAAGGTCATAAAAAAATTGCTATTGCTGTGGCATCTATTTGGAAAAAGAATACAAACGGCTTAATCAATGTTAAATTAGAAAATCAAGAATGGAAAACCTTTTTAGATACACGTCGTCAGGGTAATTATGAGATTGCACTGAGTGGTTGGGGAGCAGATTATAATCAGGCAACTACTTTTACGAATTACTTCCTATCTGATTCTAGTCAAAATTCTACTTTCTATAAAAGTAAAGCGTATGATGATGTAATTACGAATGCGTATAAAATTGAGGATAGTGAAGCACGTGCTGAAGCTTATGCTAAAGCGGAACAAATTCTAGCGGATGATTTTGCATTGATTCCCTTTTATAACTATGTGCGTGTACGATTGATAAAACCTTATGTAGGGGGATATACGGGTAAAGATCCGCTTGCTCGTGTCTTACTACAAAATCTGTATATTAAAAAATAA
- the oppC gene encoding oligopeptide ABC transporter permease OppC — MSAHSDQQAIDRTVEAMQTQSVQGRSLWQDARRRFFRNKAAVGSLIILLLIILFIIFAPMLIPFSYEDTDYSLMNTAPDFASGHYFGTDSAGRDLLVRVAIGGRISLMVGIAGAFIAVIMGTLYGAISGYLGGKVDMVMMRTLEILASFPFMFFIILLITLFGKDILLIFVAIGMIAWLNLARIVRGQTLSLKNKEFVEAAIVCGVSRRQIIWKHIIPNVLGLVAVYASLEVPALILFESFLSFLGLGTQEPMSSWGALLSDGAMQMETSPWLLIFPAFFLCLTLFCFNFIGDGLRDALDPKDK; from the coding sequence ATGTCTGCTCATTCAGATCAACAAGCAATAGACCGTACTGTAGAAGCTATGCAAACACAAAGTGTACAAGGGCGTAGTTTGTGGCAAGATGCTCGCCGTCGATTTTTTCGGAATAAAGCAGCGGTTGGTAGCTTAATCATTTTATTATTGATTATTTTATTCATTATTTTTGCACCAATGCTTATACCATTTAGCTATGAAGATACCGATTATAGCTTGATGAATACTGCACCAGATTTTGCATCAGGTCATTATTTTGGTACAGACTCAGCAGGACGAGATTTACTTGTTCGAGTGGCTATTGGAGGGCGAATTTCCTTAATGGTCGGTATTGCTGGTGCGTTTATTGCCGTGATTATGGGGACTTTGTATGGTGCTATTTCAGGTTATTTAGGTGGCAAAGTGGATATGGTGATGATGAGAACCTTAGAAATTCTTGCGTCATTTCCTTTTATGTTCTTTATTATTTTATTAATTACCTTATTCGGTAAAGATATTCTACTGATTTTTGTTGCTATTGGTATGATTGCATGGTTAAACCTTGCCCGTATTGTAAGAGGACAAACATTAAGTTTAAAAAATAAAGAGTTTGTAGAAGCCGCGATTGTTTGTGGTGTTTCTCGTCGTCAAATTATTTGGAAGCATATTATTCCTAATGTATTAGGTTTAGTAGCTGTTTATGCTTCACTTGAAGTGCCTGCATTGATTTTATTTGAATCTTTTCTTAGTTTCTTAGGATTAGGTACACAAGAGCCAATGAGTAGTTGGGGGGCATTGCTGAGTGATGGGGCTATGCAAATGGAAACATCTCCTTGGTTATTGATTTTTCCTGCATTTTTCTTATGTTTAACCTTGTTTTGTTTTAATTTTATCGGTGATGGTTTGCGTGATGCACTTGACCCAAAAGATAAATAG
- a CDS encoding FMN-binding glutamate synthase family protein, whose product MRIPFFSRYLVFVLIAILAVVGLILSLFNANWLWLAIPCIILTGLGIYDMKQVRHSIRRNYPIIGNLRFLLESIRPEIRQYFIENDTENLPFSRLQRSIVYQRAKQQIDKRPFGTIKDVYEKDYEWINHSMHPFHITDTDFRITVGGPQCKQPYSMSIFNISAMSFGALSANAVSALNRGALKGKFAHDTGEGGISKYHLQGGDLIWNIGSSYFGCRNEDGTFNDEKFAEKARHPNVKMIELKVSQGAKPGHGGILPGAKVTAEIAEARGIPIGIDCNSPSTHPEFDTPIGMLKFIQRMRDLSGGKPTGFKICVGHAWEFFAIAKAMLETGIYPDFIVVDGAEGGTGAAPVEFADHVGTPLREALRLVHNTLVGIGLRKYIKIGAAGKIISAFDIARTLSLGADWCNAGRGFMFAVGCIQAQVCHTDKCPTGVATQDPKRAKALDVDNKSERVYNYHRNTMRAVGELVGAAGLSHPNLLKAHHIARRISPTEIRLLSAIYPEFQENDLLNGIYHSRLFEVAWPVARADSFDPNEQMEELMVKLNAVYRPYTATTIPIVPEEKNASST is encoded by the coding sequence ATGAGAATTCCATTTTTCTCTCGTTATTTAGTTTTTGTCCTTATCGCTATTTTAGCGGTAGTAGGATTGATTTTATCGCTTTTTAATGCGAATTGGTTATGGCTAGCGATTCCCTGTATTATCCTGACAGGATTAGGGATATATGATATGAAACAGGTACGGCATTCTATCCGTCGTAACTATCCTATTATTGGGAATTTACGATTCTTATTAGAGTCAATTCGTCCCGAAATTCGTCAGTATTTTATTGAGAATGATACGGAAAACTTACCTTTCTCACGTTTGCAACGCTCAATCGTGTATCAGCGAGCCAAACAACAGATTGATAAACGTCCCTTTGGTACGATTAAAGATGTGTATGAAAAAGACTATGAGTGGATTAACCATTCTATGCACCCTTTTCATATTACAGATACCGATTTTCGTATTACAGTAGGTGGCCCTCAATGTAAACAGCCTTATAGTATGTCGATCTTTAATATTTCGGCGATGAGTTTTGGTGCATTATCGGCTAATGCTGTGTCTGCCTTAAATCGAGGAGCACTTAAAGGTAAATTTGCCCATGATACAGGTGAGGGTGGTATTAGTAAGTATCATTTACAAGGTGGTGATCTTATCTGGAATATTGGTTCTAGCTATTTTGGTTGTCGTAATGAAGATGGTACTTTTAATGATGAAAAATTTGCTGAAAAAGCTCGCCATCCCAATGTTAAGATGATTGAATTAAAAGTATCACAAGGTGCAAAACCCGGTCATGGTGGTATCTTACCAGGTGCAAAAGTGACTGCCGAGATTGCAGAGGCACGTGGTATTCCTATTGGTATTGATTGTAATTCACCCTCTACTCATCCTGAATTTGATACACCTATCGGTATGCTAAAGTTTATTCAACGAATGCGCGATTTATCGGGGGGTAAACCAACAGGCTTTAAAATTTGTGTAGGCCATGCATGGGAATTTTTTGCGATTGCTAAGGCGATGTTAGAAACAGGGATTTATCCTGATTTTATTGTGGTAGATGGGGCTGAAGGTGGTACAGGTGCGGCACCAGTTGAATTTGCTGATCATGTTGGTACACCTTTGCGTGAGGCATTACGTTTAGTACATAATACCTTGGTGGGTATTGGTTTACGTAAATATATTAAGATTGGGGCTGCGGGTAAAATTATTTCTGCCTTTGATATTGCCAGAACCTTATCCTTAGGGGCTGATTGGTGTAATGCTGGTCGTGGTTTTATGTTTGCTGTCGGCTGTATCCAAGCACAAGTTTGTCATACCGATAAATGCCCAACAGGGGTAGCAACACAAGATCCTAAACGTGCTAAGGCACTTGATGTGGATAATAAATCAGAACGTGTCTATAACTACCACCGTAATACGATGCGTGCCGTGGGTGAATTGGTAGGGGCTGCTGGTTTAAGCCATCCTAATTTATTGAAAGCACACCATATTGCTCGTCGTATTTCACCGACAGAAATACGGTTATTATCGGCTATTTACCCTGAGTTTCAAGAGAATGATTTACTCAATGGTATTTATCATTCTCGTTTATTTGAAGTGGCTTGGCCTGTGGCTCGTGCCGATTCATTTGACCCCAATGAGCAAATGGAAGAACTGATGGTTAAACTAAATGCTGTCTATCGCCCTTATACTGCGACAACCATACCTATTGTTCCTGAAGAAAAAAATGCGTCATCTACATAA
- a CDS encoding ribonuclease domain-containing protein codes for MQIALYFSRLFIGVVASVSASSALAFAKAPTQQEREILSKQASHSCEVVLDKFNREQLDNKIDVNQLVGIIRSLNTTQQLPSYFVTKREASALGWSAGVPFNRIPELKGKSIGGDRFGNYENRLPKGQWKEADLDYRGNKRNAKRLVFNTQQERYITIDHYEHFSRVPSCE; via the coding sequence ATGCAAATAGCGCTTTATTTTTCTCGTCTATTTATAGGTGTTGTGGCTAGTGTTAGTGCCTCATCTGCACTTGCTTTTGCAAAAGCACCTACGCAACAAGAGCGAGAAATACTATCAAAACAGGCAAGTCATTCTTGTGAAGTCGTGCTGGATAAGTTTAATCGTGAACAATTAGATAATAAGATTGATGTTAATCAGCTAGTGGGTATTATTCGTAGCCTTAATACGACCCAACAACTTCCCTCGTATTTTGTGACAAAACGAGAAGCAAGTGCTTTAGGGTGGTCAGCAGGTGTTCCTTTTAATCGTATTCCTGAACTCAAAGGAAAATCAATTGGAGGGGATCGTTTTGGTAATTATGAAAACCGTCTGCCTAAAGGACAGTGGAAAGAGGCGGATTTAGATTATCGTGGGAATAAGCGTAATGCAAAGCGGTTAGTCTTTAATACGCAACAAGAACGTTATATTACGATTGATCATTATGAACATTTTTCTCGTGTACCAAGTTGTGAGTAG
- a CDS encoding oxidative damage protection protein: MARMVQCVKLKKEAPGLDYPPYPGELGVQIYKNISREAWQNWMDIQTRIVNENRLNLADVRARKYVRQQMESYLFDDQDVEAQGYTPPSA, translated from the coding sequence ATGGCTCGTATGGTTCAATGTGTAAAATTAAAAAAAGAAGCACCAGGTCTTGATTACCCTCCATATCCTGGAGAACTTGGCGTACAAATTTACAAAAATATCTCTCGTGAAGCTTGGCAAAACTGGATGGATATTCAAACACGCATTGTCAATGAAAACAGACTTAATCTTGCTGATGTGCGTGCCAGAAAATACGTTAGACAACAAATGGAAAGTTATCTCTTTGATGACCAAGATGTTGAAGCACAAGGCTATACACCGCCAAGTGCTTAA
- a CDS encoding ABC transporter substrate-binding protein, with the protein MQPILKYSVLSAAIALGLSTSALAAKVPAGTVLADKQEITINNGTEPQSLDPHKSEGVPESQVAYQLFEGLVTGDEDGNVIPGVAESWEHSPDFKQWTFKLRPDAKWSNGDPVTAHDFVFAWQRLVTPTTAAPYASYLNYLQIENANDVIEGKKSPDALGVKAVDDHTLQLTLSNPVPYLVPMVAHQSVLPVPQKVVEKFGDNWVKKENIVGNGAYKLVDHVVNGKIVFERNPHYWNDKETIINKATFLTIEQPMTDVQRYRAGDLDMTNYGLPPEIFPKLKKELPDELFVTRTLSTYMYEVNHTKAPFNDIRVRKALNLALDRTIITDKVLAQGQTPTYVFTPPYINEGNKIQQPAYANQSMQERSAEAIKLLEEAGFSKSNPLTFTILYNTNESHKKIAIAAASLWKNNTKGLVNVKLENQEWKTYVDSRRQGNYDVARAGWVADYNHATTFGNYFLSNSSNNTASYKNKAYDEAIAASYTFDDSEGRESAYAKAEEILANDFALIAVYNYVNTRLVKPYVGGYSGKDPQDHVLLRNLYIKK; encoded by the coding sequence ATGCAACCTATCCTAAAATATTCGGTATTATCAGCAGCAATTGCACTAGGCTTATCAACATCTGCTTTGGCAGCTAAAGTGCCAGCAGGCACTGTATTAGCCGATAAGCAAGAAATTACGATTAATAATGGCACAGAGCCACAAAGTTTAGATCCTCATAAATCAGAAGGTGTACCAGAGTCTCAAGTGGCTTATCAATTATTTGAGGGGCTTGTTACAGGAGATGAAGACGGAAATGTTATACCCGGTGTAGCAGAATCATGGGAACATTCACCTGATTTCAAACAATGGACATTTAAATTACGTCCTGATGCCAAATGGTCTAATGGTGATCCTGTTACCGCACATGATTTTGTTTTTGCATGGCAACGTCTTGTTACGCCAACGACAGCAGCACCTTATGCAAGTTATCTAAACTATCTTCAAATTGAAAATGCGAATGATGTTATTGAGGGTAAAAAATCTCCTGATGCATTAGGTGTTAAAGCAGTAGATGATCATACCCTCCAATTAACATTAAGCAATCCTGTGCCTTACTTAGTACCTATGGTTGCACATCAATCTGTCTTACCTGTTCCTCAAAAAGTAGTTGAAAAATTTGGGGATAATTGGGTAAAAAAAGAAAATATCGTAGGGAATGGTGCTTATAAACTGGTTGACCATGTGGTTAATGGCAAAATTGTATTTGAACGTAATCCCCATTACTGGAATGATAAAGAAACCATTATTAATAAAGCGACTTTCCTTACGATTGAACAACCGATGACGGATGTACAACGTTATCGTGCTGGCGATTTAGATATGACAAACTATGGTTTACCGCCAGAGATCTTCCCAAAATTAAAAAAAGAACTACCTGATGAATTATTTGTGACAAGAACACTGTCAACGTATATGTATGAAGTCAATCATACAAAAGCACCGTTTAATGATATTCGTGTTCGTAAAGCACTTAATTTAGCACTAGACAGAACAATTATTACTGATAAAGTATTAGCACAGGGACAGACACCTACTTATGTCTTTACACCGCCTTATATTAATGAAGGGAATAAGATTCAACAACCTGCTTATGCAAACCAATCTATGCAAGAGCGTAGTGCAGAAGCGATTAAATTATTAGAAGAGGCGGGTTTTAGTAAGTCAAATCCATTGACGTTTACGATTCTCTATAACACTAATGAAAGTCACAAAAAAATCGCTATTGCGGCAGCATCACTTTGGAAAAACAATACCAAAGGTTTAGTCAATGTTAAATTAGAAAATCAAGAATGGAAAACATATGTAGATAGCCGCCGTCAAGGTAATTATGATGTTGCTCGTGCAGGTTGGGTGGCTGACTATAATCATGCGACCACTTTTGGTAACTATTTCCTTTCTAATTCAAGTAATAATACGGCTTCTTATAAAAATAAAGCCTATGATGAGGCGATTGCAGCTTCCTATACCTTTGATGATAGTGAAGGACGTGAAAGTGCCTATGCCAAAGCAGAAGAAATTCTAGCCAATGATTTTGCATTGATTGCAGTCTATAACTATGTAAATACACGTCTTGTCAAACCGTATGTAGGCGGTTATTCAGGTAAAGACCCTCAAGACCATGTTTTACTGCGTAATCTTTATATCAAAAAATAA
- a CDS encoding barstar family protein — MKKCTQTKIKQPSRIHQIKIPLIHSEAEFYNALAQQVKLPSYFSHNLDALWDFLSTDLEGPIEWYWLEHQQSKVFLSKTFYDQLMILLQEMEVEREDFTLIIGIEE, encoded by the coding sequence ATGAAAAAATGTACGCAGACCAAAATAAAGCAGCCTTCACGTATTCATCAAATAAAAATTCCTCTTATTCATAGTGAGGCAGAGTTTTATAATGCTTTAGCTCAGCAAGTAAAGTTACCTTCTTATTTTAGTCATAATCTTGATGCATTATGGGATTTTCTCAGTACAGATTTAGAAGGGCCTATTGAATGGTATTGGTTAGAACATCAACAAAGTAAGGTATTTCTTAGTAAAACTTTCTATGATCAATTAATGATACTGTTACAAGAAATGGAAGTAGAGCGAGAAGATTTTACATTAATCATAGGCATAGAAGAGTAG